Proteins encoded in a region of the Rutidosis leptorrhynchoides isolate AG116_Rl617_1_P2 chromosome 9, CSIRO_AGI_Rlap_v1, whole genome shotgun sequence genome:
- the LOC139869175 gene encoding uncharacterized protein yields MPFTEFEIHDALNDCGSSRAPGPDGFKLNFFKHHWDLIKPELLDSLNWFWEKGEISNGCNASFITLVPKKSDPIILNDFRPISLIGSYYKILTKVLSNRIKKVIPGLIDEVQSAFIKGRFILNGALIANESIEFLKKNKRKSLIFKVDFEKAFDSLNWDFLLEIMEKMGFGAKWLKWILACLKSASVSVLVNGSPTHEFKLERGIRQGDPLSPFLFIIVAEGLKVNYNKSLVYGLGVTKIEVENLASRIGCRVGEFPFTYLGLPIGRNMNRVENWNPVVEKFKSKLADWKARSISDVSRGAAIDKLGVQLGSSFSKKIGDGNDTNFWDDAWLQAGVLKTICPRLYHLESNKTVSVGERIKWVDGSVLLTWSWSRDLLGRDKDELHHLSNLLFSYVKQDGSSDKWYWNLASNGIFTTKKLSSLIDDKTTLDNRSRSETLKNNLVPGKPEVFIWRVLKKRLPTRIELDKCGIDLHSVRCPICDDDVESFDHALFFCRDAFDTWERMYKWWGFKSTPLLSVNESFRGNSNISMSHVGSKIWQALEWTCAYLIWCNRNKKVFSNTCWNGPTALMEIQLKSFEWISARIKTVKLDWLQWITNPCVYVV; encoded by the exons ATGCCTTTTACCGAATTCGAAATTCATGATGCTTTAAATGATTGTGGTAGCTCAAGAGCTCCGGGGCCGGATGGTTTTAAGTTGAACTTCTTCAAGCATCATTGGGATCTGATTAAGCCTGAGCTATTAGATAGCTTGAATTGGTTTTGGGAGAAGGGCGAGATTTCGAATGGGTGTAATGCTTCGTTCATCACGTTGGTGCCAAAAAAGTCAGATCCCATTATTCTCAACGACTTCCGTCCAATTAGCCTAATTGGTTCGTACTATAAAATCCTCACCAAAGTGCTGTCAAACCGTATTAAAAAGGTCATACCGGGGCTTATTGATGAAGTCCAGAGCGCATTCATTAAAGGCAGATTTATCCTTAACGGTGCTCTCATTGCCAATGAATCGATTGAGTTCCTAAAGAAGAATAAAAGGAAAAGCCTAATCTTCAAGGTCGACTTCGAGAAAGCTTTTGATAGCCTAAATTGGGACTTCCTCCTAGAAATCATGGAAAAAATGGGATTCGGTGCTAAGTGGTTAAAGTGGATTCTCGCATGTCTTAAGTCGGCTTCCGTCTCGGTACTTGTTAATGGCTCACCGACTCACGAATTTAAACTCGAAAGAGGAATTAGGCAAGGCGACCCATTATCGCCTTTCCTATTCATTATCGTGGCGGAAG GGCTTAAAGTGAATTATAATAAGAGCCTGGTGTATGGTTTAGGGGTAACCAAGATCGAAGTTGAAAATCTGGCCTCGCGAATTGGTTGTAGAGTTGGTGAGTTTCCGTTTACCTACTTGGGGTTACCTATCGGTCGCAATATGAATCGGGTGGAAAATTGGAACCCCGTAGTAGAGAAGTTTAAGTCTAAGCTCGCGGATTGGAAGGCAAGGTCGATatctgatgtttcgcgag GTGCTGCGATTGACAAGCTAGGAGTACAATTGGGCTCTTCCTTCAGCAAAAAGATTGGTGACGGGAATGATACAAACTTTTGGGATGACGCGTGGTTGCAGGCAGGTGTCCTAAAAACAATCTGTCCGCGGCTGTATCACTTGGAGTCCAACAAAACAGTATCGGTCGGAGAACGCATCAAATGGGTGGATGGCAGTGTGCTTCTGACTTGGAGCTGGTCACGTGATCTGCTGGGCCGAGACAAAGACGAGCTTCATCATTTATCTAACCTATTATTTTCATATGTTAAACAGGATGGTAGCTCGGATAAATGGTATTGGAATCTTGCATCAAACGGGATCTTTACTACGAAGAAATTATCGAGTCTTATTGATGACAAAACTACACTAGACAATAGATCAAGAAGCGAGACACTTAAGAACAACTTGGTGCCGGGGAAACCTGAAGTTTTCATTTGGAGAGTTCTAAagaaacgtttaccaacaagaatcgAACTTGACAAGTGTGGGATAGATCTTCACTCCGTAAGATGTCCGATATGCGACGATGACGTGGAATCTTTTGATCATGCGTTATTCTTTTGTCGTGATGCTTTTGATACTTGGGAACGTATGTACAAATGGTGGGGTTTCAAGTCGACCCCATTGTTAAGTGTCAACGAGTCTTTCCGGGGTAATAGCAACATTTCAATGTCTCATGTGGGTAGCAAAATTTGGCAAGCTTTGGAGTGGACGTGCGCCTACCTAATATGGTGCAACCGAAACAAAAAAGTTTTCTCAAACACATGTTGGAATGGACCGACGGCGCTAATGGAGATTCAACTTAAATCGTTTGAATGGATTTCTGCTAGAATAAAGACCGTAAAATTGGATTGGCTTCAATGGATCACCAACCCGTGTGTCTATGTTGTGTAG
- the LOC139869176 gene encoding F-box/FBD/LRR-repeat protein At5g22700-like, producing MLDDVLIKILSLMPAKDAVATSGIATRWKYLWRNLRQLNFDGSETFRDKIDLADVVKSESEKFINQVNSVIRSYNHLTVSDFRIRYGLNHNHQTNIHDWLQFAVRKKVEFLELDLTGLYGYMYSNGEPFDFPTVVVLHYLKKLILKRLNVTEVIFHKFLKNSPNLEMISIHDPLYLDDIIIGGECRNLRHLEIVDAYKYAKSIYLSDLDLLSFTFKGYYIDLLFARLSKLKELDLDVVRLNINNVFRQISLCALSLESLSITVKKPEVRRILKLESVPVLPNLKKLRLAVGGGGNECFLFLPSVINACPNLETFSIKKESNRCNPQKHLRLIEIVEYKGRKCDFELAAYIIQSAVALKKVVISIVRERMKARSSAERIKSIKPQDVELVIV from the exons ATGCTGGACGATGTGCTCATTAAGATACTGTCACTTATGCCTGCTAAGGATGCAGTGGCCACCAGTGGTATTGCTACACGATGGAAATACTTGTGGCGTAATTTAAGGCAATTAAACTTTGATGGTAGTGAGACTTTTCGTGATAAAATCGATTTGGCTGATGTAGTTAAATCAGAAAGCGAAAAGTTCATCAATCAGGTCAATTCAGTCATCCGAAGCTACAACCACCTGACCGTTAGTGACTTTCGGATCCGTTATGGTCTCAACCATAATCATCAAACTAATATTCATGATTGGCTCCAATTTGCAGTGAGAAAGAAAGTTGAGTTTCTTGAACTAGATTTGACGGGCCTTTATGGTTATATGTATTCAAATGGTGAACCTTTTGATTTCCCAACTGTGGTGGTGCTACATTATCTAAAAAAACTTATACTGAAGAGGTTGAACGTGACGGAAGTAATTTTTCATAAGTTTTTAAAGAACTCTCCAAATCTTGAGATGATATCAATCCATGACCCGCTATACCTGGATGATATTATCATTGGTGGAGAATGTCGTAACTTAAGACACCTTGAAATAGTGGATGCTTATAAGTATGCTAAATCCATCTATTTATCTGATTTAGACCTTctatcgttcaccttcaaaggttacTATATAGATTTACTTTTTGCTCGTCTTTCGAAACTGAAGGAACTTGACCTTGATGTGGTTCGGTTGAATATTAACAATGTGTTCCGCCAGATATCGTTGTGTGCTTTATCCCTGGAGTCTCTTTCCATAACTGTTAAAAAACCCGAGGTTAGAA GGATCCTTAAACTTGAATCTGTtcccgtcttaccaaatctgaagAAGTTAAGATTGGCAGTTGGTGGTGGCGGCAATGAATGTTTTCTATTTTTGCCTTCCGTGATAAATGCATGCCCAAACTTGGAGACTTTTTCTATTAAG AAAGAAAGCAATAGGTGCAATCCCCAGAAACACCTCAGGCTTATTGAAATTGTGGAATATAAGGGTCGGAAATGTGACTTTGAACTGGCTGCATACATCATACAAAGTGCTGTTGCACTGAAGAAAGTTGTGATTTCAATTGTAAGGGAACGAATGAAGGCTCGATCTTCTGCTGAGCGTATAAAATCAATAAAGCCTCAAGATGTGGAGTTGGTCATAGTCTAA